Proteins from a genomic interval of Clostridium sp. AN503:
- the tsaD gene encoding tRNA (adenosine(37)-N6)-threonylcarbamoyltransferase complex transferase subunit TsaD encodes MEIKEDKDVLILAIESSCDETAASVVRNGREVLSNVISSQIALHTQFGGVVPEIASRKHIEKINQVITQALEDAGTTLEDITAIGVTYGPGLVGALLVGVAEAKAIAYAAKKPLIGVHHIEGHVSANYIENLDLEPPFVCLIVSGGHTHLVIVKDYGEFEIIGRTRDDAAGEAFDKVARAVGLGYPGGPKIDKTAKEGDPHAVEFPRAKVEGSPYDFSFSGLKSAVLNYINKARMTGEEFNVPDLVASFQNAVVEALVSRAVLAAKEYGYDKLAIAGGVASNSALREAMEKACAAEGIAFYHPSPIFCTDNAAMIGVAAYYEYKKGIRHDWDLNAIPNLKLGER; translated from the coding sequence ATGGAGATTAAAGAAGATAAAGATGTTTTGATCCTGGCGATCGAGAGCTCCTGTGATGAGACTGCGGCGTCTGTGGTGAGGAATGGGCGGGAGGTGCTGTCCAATGTGATATCATCCCAGATAGCTCTGCATACCCAGTTTGGCGGTGTGGTACCGGAGATCGCATCCAGGAAACACATCGAGAAGATCAACCAGGTGATCACACAGGCGCTGGAGGATGCAGGCACGACGCTGGAGGATATCACCGCGATCGGAGTGACCTACGGTCCGGGACTGGTAGGAGCGCTCCTGGTAGGTGTGGCGGAGGCCAAGGCGATAGCCTATGCGGCAAAGAAGCCGCTCATTGGCGTGCATCATATTGAAGGGCACGTATCTGCAAACTATATTGAAAACCTGGATTTAGAGCCGCCGTTTGTATGCCTGATCGTGTCGGGAGGCCATACCCATCTGGTGATCGTGAAGGATTACGGGGAGTTTGAGATCATTGGACGGACCCGCGATGATGCGGCGGGCGAGGCATTTGACAAGGTGGCGCGCGCTGTGGGACTGGGATACCCTGGCGGACCGAAGATTGACAAGACAGCGAAGGAGGGCGATCCCCATGCCGTGGAGTTCCCCCGTGCGAAGGTGGAAGGCTCCCCCTACGATTTCAGCTTCAGCGGCCTGAAATCAGCAGTCCTGAATTATATCAACAAAGCAAGGATGACCGGCGAGGAATTCAATGTGCCGGATCTGGTGGCTTCCTTTCAGAATGCAGTTGTGGAGGCTCTGGTGAGCCGCGCTGTGCTGGCAGCAAAAGAATATGGCTATGACAAGCTGGCCATTGCCGGAGGAGTGGCGTCCAACTCTGCGCTGCGGGAAGCCATGGAGAAAGCCTGTGCTGCGGAGGGGATTGCATTTTACCATCCCTCCCCCATATTCTGTACGGACAATGCAGCTATGATCGGAGTGGCGGCGTATTATGAATATAAAAAGGGTATCCGCCATGATTGGGATTTGAACGCAATACCTAATTTAAAACTGGGGGAGCGTTAA
- a CDS encoding DUF2461 domain-containing protein — MDTKLMINYLEELSRNNNRDWYHSHKDDYRQANAEFEALIQEMILEIGRFDDTVIRNVPKDLTFKLVRDTRFSHDKSPYNPAFRAHISSMGKLPVPVGYYIMIKPGNQSFLGGGLFADMFKDATAMVRDYIAAHPEEWDRTIHEPEFEKYFTVKGSALKNVPAGYDKDHPQANYLKFKSWYLEYPIGDEEFQDGESFLSKAVKLFEIMKPFNDYLNKALAGFQMPAR, encoded by the coding sequence ATGGATACAAAGCTTATGATCAATTATTTAGAGGAGTTAAGCAGAAATAACAACCGGGACTGGTATCATTCTCACAAGGACGACTACAGACAGGCAAATGCGGAATTCGAGGCATTGATACAAGAGATGATCCTGGAGATCGGACGTTTTGACGACACCGTGATCCGAAATGTCCCAAAAGACTTAACCTTCAAGCTGGTTCGGGATACCCGTTTCAGCCACGACAAATCCCCCTACAATCCCGCCTTCCGCGCTCACATCTCATCCATGGGCAAGCTGCCTGTTCCTGTGGGATACTATATTATGATAAAGCCGGGCAACCAGTCTTTCCTCGGCGGCGGCCTGTTCGCAGATATGTTCAAGGATGCAACAGCTATGGTGCGGGATTATATCGCTGCACATCCCGAGGAATGGGACCGCACGATCCACGAACCGGAATTTGAGAAATATTTTACAGTGAAAGGTTCAGCCCTTAAAAATGTTCCGGCCGGATATGACAAAGACCATCCTCAGGCAAATTACCTGAAGTTCAAAAGCTGGTATCTGGAATATCCAATCGGGGACGAAGAGTTTCAGGATGGAGAGAGCTTTCTCTCAAAAGCGGTAAAGCTTTTTGAGATCATGAAGCCCTTTAACGATTATCTGAATAAAGCACTCGCCGGATTTCAGATGCCGGCAAGATAA
- a CDS encoding hemolysin family protein yields MESDPEAANIIFQITILIILTLINAFFAGSEMAVVSVNKNKIHRLAEQGNKNAALIERLMEDSTVFLSTIQVAITLAGFFSSASAATGIAQVLAVRMAEWKVPYSQTLAGIVVTLILAYFNLVFGELIPKRIALQKAQSFSLFCVRPIYYISRIMNPFIKLLSLSTSGVLKLIGMHNENLETDVSEEEIKSMLETGSETGVFNDIEKKMITSIFSFDDKRAKEVMVPRQDMVAIDINDPLEDYIDDILQTMHSKIPVYEGDIDNIIGILSVKALTIEARKQSFDNLDIRSLLMPPYFVPENRRTDGLFKEMQKNKIKLAVLIDEYGGVSGMVTLEDLIEEIVGDIHEEYEVVEPEILELEPHKVYRVSGSISRYDLKEEMHLRLDSSCDTLSGYLVERLGHIPVQDELPLTITTEEADYEIESMDERVIRHVKMTLKETRKENTE; encoded by the coding sequence ATGGAATCTGACCCAGAAGCGGCCAATATAATATTCCAGATCACAATTTTAATTATCTTAACACTTATCAATGCATTCTTTGCAGGCTCAGAGATGGCAGTTGTATCGGTCAATAAAAACAAGATACATCGTCTCGCAGAGCAGGGCAATAAAAACGCAGCGCTTATTGAGCGGCTGATGGAGGATTCTACAGTCTTTCTGTCAACCATTCAGGTTGCGATCACACTGGCAGGATTTTTTTCCAGTGCATCGGCAGCAACCGGGATTGCCCAGGTATTGGCAGTCCGAATGGCTGAGTGGAAAGTGCCATATAGCCAGACACTGGCAGGTATTGTGGTAACGCTGATCCTGGCGTACTTTAATCTGGTATTCGGCGAGCTGATACCAAAGCGTATAGCGCTTCAGAAAGCACAGAGCTTCAGCCTGTTCTGTGTACGCCCTATTTATTATATCTCCCGTATTATGAATCCATTTATAAAATTGCTGTCCTTATCTACCAGTGGAGTTTTAAAGCTCATTGGAATGCACAATGAGAACCTGGAGACCGATGTGTCCGAGGAAGAGATCAAATCTATGCTGGAAACAGGGAGTGAGACAGGCGTATTTAACGACATTGAAAAAAAGATGATCACATCCATTTTTTCTTTTGATGATAAACGGGCTAAGGAAGTGATGGTACCGCGGCAGGATATGGTTGCGATTGATATCAACGACCCATTAGAAGATTATATCGATGATATTTTACAGACCATGCATTCTAAAATACCTGTGTATGAGGGCGATATTGATAATATCATTGGCATCCTGTCGGTAAAAGCCCTGACTATTGAGGCGAGAAAGCAGTCTTTTGACAATCTGGATATCCGTTCGCTTTTAATGCCGCCTTATTTTGTGCCGGAAAACAGAAGGACGGATGGTCTGTTTAAAGAAATGCAGAAGAATAAGATCAAACTGGCTGTGCTGATCGATGAATATGGCGGTGTTTCAGGCATGGTGACTTTGGAGGATCTGATCGAGGAAATTGTAGGTGATATTCATGAGGAGTATGAGGTGGTAGAACCTGAGATCCTGGAGCTGGAGCCTCATAAGGTATATCGTGTGTCCGGCAGCATTTCCCGATACGATCTGAAGGAGGAAATGCATCTGCGCCTGGACAGCTCCTGTGATACATTGTCCGGTTATCTTGTGGAACGGCTGGGACATATTCCTGTCCAGGATGAGCTGCCTCTCACGATTACAACGGAGGAGGCGGATTATGAGATTGAGAGCATGGATGAGCGTGTGATCCGTCATGTAAAGATGACATTGAAGGAAACGCGGAAAGAAAATACGGAATAA
- a CDS encoding RNA polymerase sigma factor, with protein sequence MHKKTNEELLALIDKATAGDKQSLEILITSIQDIVFNLSLRMLGTFADAEDATQDILLKVITHLSTFRRECAFTTWVFRIAANHLKNYKKHMFAHFPLSFEFYGNDIEKAELENLPDLTQDVEKAILAEELKMSCTNVMLQCLDPESRCIFVLGTMFKVDSRIAGDILGITPEAYRQRFSRIRRKMSDFLSAYCGEYGDGKCKCRNRINYAIQSHRLNPAHLDYTEAAEIDSQTMLDVKDAMEEIDSLSQQFSFCKSYGSPESLRQFIADFLDSALAATVTNP encoded by the coding sequence ATGCATAAAAAAACAAACGAAGAATTGCTGGCTTTGATCGATAAAGCCACTGCAGGAGACAAACAATCTCTTGAAATCCTTATCACCAGTATCCAGGATATTGTATTTAATCTATCGCTGCGGATGCTCGGGACATTTGCTGATGCAGAGGATGCCACACAGGATATCCTGCTGAAGGTCATCACCCACCTGTCCACCTTTCGCCGGGAATGCGCCTTCACCACCTGGGTCTTCCGTATTGCAGCCAATCATTTAAAGAATTACAAAAAGCACATGTTTGCCCATTTCCCACTGAGCTTTGAATTCTATGGCAATGATATTGAAAAAGCAGAATTAGAAAATTTGCCTGATCTGACTCAGGATGTGGAAAAAGCAATCCTGGCAGAGGAACTGAAAATGTCATGTACCAACGTCATGCTGCAATGCCTTGACCCGGAAAGCCGCTGTATCTTTGTGCTCGGGACCATGTTTAAGGTGGACAGCCGTATTGCTGGGGATATTTTGGGAATCACGCCGGAAGCATACCGTCAGAGATTCTCACGTATACGACGGAAAATGTCAGACTTTCTCTCAGCTTACTGCGGAGAATACGGTGACGGAAAATGCAAATGCCGCAACAGGATCAACTATGCCATTCAGAGCCACCGGTTAAATCCCGCTCATCTGGATTACACTGAAGCCGCAGAAATAGACAGCCAGACTATGCTGGATGTAAAAGATGCAATGGAGGAAATTGACAGTCTGTCGCAGCAGTTTTCTTTCTGTAAATCCTATGGATCACCAGAAAGCCTGAGACAGTTTATTGCGGATTTCCTGGACTCCGCATTGGCTGCCACTGTCACCAACCCATAA
- a CDS encoding MarR family winged helix-turn-helix transcriptional regulator — translation MNYPILAWINHYRQFHGLVYEDVAAELKLSQLEIDILLFLYNSPECNTARDIVAYRGFAKSNVSTAIDSLRQKGYLSVLTDPDSRKVQRLSLTAEKADAVSLLRQCQKREFSLMLRNISKDEYQLLRSLLEQMDTNVITAIHQYKKGIDPISNGGMK, via the coding sequence ATGAATTATCCAATCCTTGCATGGATCAATCATTATCGGCAATTCCACGGACTTGTTTACGAGGATGTAGCCGCAGAACTGAAGCTTTCGCAGTTGGAGATTGATATTTTACTTTTCCTGTACAATTCACCGGAATGTAATACCGCACGCGACATTGTCGCCTACAGGGGCTTTGCCAAGTCTAATGTCTCCACAGCAATAGATTCTTTAAGGCAAAAAGGTTATCTTTCCGTATTGACGGATCCCGATAGCCGGAAAGTCCAGAGGCTGAGTCTCACCGCTGAAAAAGCAGATGCTGTCTCACTCCTTCGTCAGTGTCAAAAAAGGGAATTTTCCCTGATGTTGCGCAATATTTCTAAAGATGAGTACCAGCTGCTGCGCAGTCTTTTAGAACAGATGGATACCAATGTCATCACTGCGATCCATCAGTATAAAAAAGGAATCGATCCAATATCGAATGGAGGGATGAAATAA
- the rimI gene encoding ribosomal protein S18-alanine N-acetyltransferase — protein MIRLMKAADLEQVAELEKICFTESWSYGILEAGIHSPFDVYYVYEQNGQILGYCNLRLLAGEGEVQRIAVLPEYRRMGLARKMMEIMVDYARENHALSVSLEVRAGNLPARNLYETYGFTAEAVRKGYYRNPSEDAIIMWKRDL, from the coding sequence ATGATCCGTCTGATGAAAGCTGCTGACTTGGAGCAGGTGGCAGAGCTTGAAAAGATCTGCTTTACGGAGAGCTGGTCCTATGGAATTTTGGAGGCCGGGATTCACAGCCCTTTTGACGTGTATTATGTATACGAACAGAATGGGCAGATCCTGGGGTATTGTAACCTGCGCTTGCTGGCAGGGGAGGGGGAGGTACAGCGGATCGCTGTCCTTCCTGAATACCGCCGCATGGGACTGGCGAGAAAAATGATGGAGATTATGGTGGATTATGCCAGAGAGAACCATGCTCTGTCTGTCAGCCTGGAAGTGCGTGCAGGCAATCTTCCGGCCAGGAACCTTTATGAAACCTATGGTTTTACAGCGGAAGCGGTGCGCAAGGGCTATTACCGCAATCCGTCCGAGGATGCCATCATCATGTGGAAGCGGGATCTGTAA
- the ispD gene encoding 2-C-methyl-D-erythritol 4-phosphate cytidylyltransferase yields MEGCTSPEMLRIGAVVLAGGQGKRMNSHVQKQYMMLEGRPLISYALEAFEQSPVDKIVLVVGPGEEEHVRREILKPLGLKKVTAVVPGGKERYHSVYEGLKALEGCGHVLIHDGARPLVTADIIQRAIHGAIKEHACVVGMPVKDTIKISDADGYAAGTPDRALLWQIQTPQAFSYQLVRSAYDQLMSDLSLQTGITDDAMVVETCGKGKVKLVEGSYENLKVTTPEDLILAEALLKKRRL; encoded by the coding sequence ATGGAGGGATGTACATCACCGGAAATGTTAAGGATCGGAGCGGTAGTTCTGGCGGGAGGCCAGGGAAAGCGGATGAACAGCCATGTGCAGAAGCAGTATATGATGCTTGAGGGACGGCCGCTTATTTCTTATGCGCTGGAAGCTTTCGAACAAAGTCCGGTGGATAAGATCGTCCTGGTAGTCGGCCCAGGGGAAGAAGAGCATGTACGCAGGGAGATTTTAAAGCCCCTGGGTTTAAAGAAGGTAACAGCGGTGGTTCCGGGCGGAAAAGAGCGCTATCATTCGGTCTATGAGGGCTTAAAGGCACTGGAAGGCTGCGGTCATGTACTGATCCATGACGGCGCCAGACCGCTGGTCACAGCAGATATCATCCAACGGGCGATCCATGGCGCGATCAAGGAACATGCCTGTGTGGTGGGAATGCCCGTGAAGGATACCATTAAGATATCGGATGCAGATGGCTATGCGGCAGGCACACCGGACCGTGCCCTCCTGTGGCAGATCCAGACGCCTCAGGCTTTCTCCTACCAACTGGTGCGCAGCGCGTACGATCAATTGATGTCGGACCTGTCTTTACAGACCGGGATCACAGATGACGCCATGGTGGTGGAAACCTGTGGTAAGGGTAAAGTAAAGCTGGTGGAAGGAAGCTATGAGAATCTGAAAGTGACGACGCCGGAGGATTTGATCCTGGCTGAGGCGCTTCTAAAAAAAAGGCGGCTCTGA
- the msrB gene encoding peptide-methionine (R)-S-oxide reductase MsrB, protein MSNTIVLAGGCFWGVEKYLSLIPGVLETETGYANGKTKNPSYEQVCRDNTGHAEAVKVVYDNDLITLKQLLERFFEVIDPTSLNRQGNDRGEQYRTGIYYTQSEDLEVIQEALEELQERYNKKVVIESLPLHNYSTAEEYHQRYLDHHPDGYCHIPTISFERARRPFSEKAHNPLKDQLTDIQFRVTQENATEPPFQNEYYKEFREGIYVDIISGEPLFVSTDKFESGCGWPSFSRPINSDSIKEKTDTSYGMHRTEVRGSKSNAHLGHVFEDGPSDRGGLRYCINSAALRFIPKNQMPAEGYENYLHLL, encoded by the coding sequence ATGAGCAATACAATAGTTCTTGCTGGTGGATGCTTCTGGGGCGTGGAAAAATATCTGTCCCTGATCCCCGGTGTTCTGGAAACAGAGACAGGCTACGCAAATGGTAAAACAAAAAATCCATCCTATGAACAGGTATGCCGCGACAATACCGGACATGCAGAGGCAGTTAAAGTTGTATACGATAATGACCTGATCACATTAAAACAATTGCTCGAAAGATTTTTTGAAGTCATCGACCCCACTTCACTCAACAGGCAGGGAAATGATAGAGGAGAACAATATCGTACAGGGATCTATTATACACAGTCGGAAGATTTAGAAGTGATACAGGAGGCTCTTGAAGAATTACAGGAACGGTATAATAAGAAGGTTGTGATAGAATCACTGCCGCTCCATAATTATTCCACTGCAGAGGAATATCATCAACGCTATCTGGACCATCATCCCGACGGATATTGCCATATCCCTACCATATCATTTGAGCGGGCTAGAAGACCCTTTTCTGAAAAAGCACACAATCCATTAAAGGATCAGTTAACCGATATACAGTTCAGGGTGACTCAGGAAAATGCTACCGAGCCGCCATTCCAGAATGAATATTATAAAGAATTCAGAGAAGGTATTTATGTGGATATCATATCTGGCGAGCCTTTGTTTGTATCTACGGACAAGTTTGAATCCGGCTGTGGGTGGCCAAGTTTTTCCAGACCTATAAACTCTGACTCTATCAAAGAAAAAACCGATACTAGTTATGGGATGCATCGGACTGAGGTAAGAGGCAGTAAAAGCAATGCTCACCTGGGACATGTGTTTGAGGATGGCCCTTCTGACAGAGGCGGACTCCGCTATTGTATTAACAGCGCTGCTCTGAGATTTATTCCAAAGAATCAGATGCCCGCAGAAGGATATGAGAACTATTTGCATCTGCTTTGA
- a CDS encoding GNAT family N-acetyltransferase, which produces MILETERLYLRELEQSDYEALCKILQDEEVMYAYEHAFDAGEVQAWLDRQIKRYHDYGYGLWAVILKDRGELIGQCGLTMQECNNGEILEVGYLFQKAYWHKGYATEAAIACKEYAFQTLKADVVASIIRDNNIPSQKVARRNGMSLVDQFVKHYYGMDMLHYVFVVRRSQE; this is translated from the coding sequence ATGATCTTAGAAACAGAACGGCTGTACTTACGGGAACTGGAACAGTCTGATTATGAGGCGCTCTGCAAGATTTTGCAGGATGAAGAAGTAATGTATGCCTATGAGCATGCTTTTGATGCAGGAGAAGTCCAGGCATGGTTGGACAGGCAGATAAAACGGTATCATGATTATGGTTATGGATTGTGGGCCGTGATCCTGAAAGATCGTGGTGAATTGATCGGTCAGTGTGGCCTTACCATGCAGGAGTGCAACAATGGAGAAATCCTGGAGGTGGGTTATCTTTTTCAAAAGGCATACTGGCATAAGGGATATGCCACGGAAGCGGCCATTGCCTGTAAAGAATACGCGTTCCAGACATTGAAAGCGGATGTGGTTGCGTCGATCATACGGGATAATAATATCCCTTCGCAGAAGGTAGCCAGGAGAAATGGGATGAGCCTGGTGGATCAGTTTGTAAAGCATTATTACGGTATGGATATGCTCCATTATGTTTTTGTGGTGAGGCGGAGCCAGGAGTGA
- a CDS encoding MBL fold metallo-hydrolase encodes MINRTLCAGRIIEVLPGIYRIPVPLAGNPLKELNSYVIKGNGKGGGAKNLLIDTGFRTEECRTTILDGLKELGIHMEETDILLTHLHADHSGNAADLICDGNRVYMGETDIKCLLGSRLEGSGRKPHAGQWEVTDSHSFGTLHRLRMERYRQNGISNAMLEEMSRSTPSRTMAADPMFSDYTPLKEGDRIHVGDYQLNTISVPGHTPGQLCFEIEGTGAMILGDHVLFDITPNITDWAGVEDSLGDYLDSLKKIDKYDVMIPLPGHRAAGDFHGRIKAISEHHQRRLDECRQIIRELGREKGKARLYDITGRMKWKIRADGWDNFPPAQRWFALGECLAHIDYLKRQGQIGEHWDGGSVWYEA; translated from the coding sequence ATGATAAACAGGACATTATGTGCGGGACGGATTATTGAGGTTCTACCGGGAATCTATCGGATTCCGGTGCCGCTGGCCGGCAATCCGCTTAAGGAGCTGAACAGCTATGTGATAAAGGGAAACGGGAAGGGAGGCGGAGCCAAAAATCTTCTGATCGATACCGGGTTTCGTACAGAGGAATGTAGGACTACCATATTGGACGGGCTTAAAGAACTCGGAATTCATATGGAGGAGACGGATATCCTTCTGACCCATCTCCACGCGGATCATTCGGGAAATGCTGCCGATCTGATCTGTGACGGGAACCGGGTGTACATGGGAGAGACCGATATAAAATGCCTGTTAGGCAGTCGGCTGGAAGGGAGTGGGCGGAAGCCACACGCGGGTCAGTGGGAAGTGACGGACAGCCATAGTTTCGGTACACTTCACCGCCTGCGTATGGAACGTTACAGGCAGAACGGCATATCAAATGCGATGTTGGAAGAGATGAGCAGATCCACGCCTTCCCGAACCATGGCCGCGGATCCGATGTTTTCAGATTATACGCCGCTCAAGGAAGGGGATCGGATCCATGTGGGAGATTATCAGCTCAATACGATCTCTGTGCCCGGACATACTCCTGGTCAGCTGTGCTTTGAAATTGAGGGGACGGGAGCTATGATCCTGGGAGATCATGTACTGTTCGATATTACGCCGAATATTACGGATTGGGCCGGTGTGGAGGACTCCCTGGGCGATTATCTGGATAGCTTAAAAAAGATAGACAAATATGATGTAATGATCCCGCTGCCGGGACACAGGGCAGCAGGGGATTTTCACGGCAGGATCAAGGCGATATCAGAACATCACCAGAGGAGGCTTGACGAGTGCAGACAGATCATCCGGGAACTGGGACGGGAGAAGGGAAAGGCACGGCTTTATGATATCACCGGGCGGATGAAGTGGAAGATCCGGGCTGACGGCTGGGACAACTTTCCGCCTGCCCAGCGCTGGTTTGCGCTGGGGGAATGCCTTGCGCACATTGATTATTTGAAGCGGCAGGGACAGATTGGGGAGCACTGGGACGGAGGATCTGTCTGGTATGAGGCCTGA
- a CDS encoding ribonuclease Z, whose protein sequence is MLDICLLGTGGMMPLPYRWLTAMMARCDGSSLLIDCGEGTQVALKEKGWSPKPIDVICFTHYHADHISGLPGLLLTMGNAERTEPLTLIGPKGLERVVTALRTIAPELPFPLQFIELDESRHQMKLGPYVIDAYRVNHNVVCYGYSISIPRAGRFDVERAKEQGVPMKAWSRLQKGETLEVEGTVYTPDMVLGPDRRGLKVTYCTDTRPVPVIAEYARDADLFICEGMYGEDGKEAKAREYRHMTMYEAAELAKKAQPQEMWLTHYSPSLTRPDEFIDKVRKIFPRAKAARDGWTMELTFDEEETP, encoded by the coding sequence ATGTTAGATATCTGTTTATTGGGAACTGGTGGAATGATGCCGCTGCCTTACCGCTGGCTGACAGCGATGATGGCGCGGTGTGATGGGAGCAGCCTGCTGATCGACTGTGGGGAGGGGACCCAGGTGGCGCTCAAGGAAAAGGGATGGAGCCCGAAGCCCATCGACGTGATCTGCTTTACCCATTATCATGCGGATCATATCAGCGGCCTTCCAGGCCTTCTCCTGACCATGGGGAATGCAGAGCGGACGGAGCCGCTGACGCTGATCGGCCCGAAGGGACTGGAACGGGTGGTTACTGCGCTGCGCACGATCGCGCCGGAGCTGCCGTTTCCTCTGCAGTTTATAGAGCTGGATGAGAGCAGGCACCAGATGAAGCTGGGACCTTACGTGATCGACGCTTACCGGGTGAACCATAACGTGGTATGTTATGGCTATTCCATTTCCATCCCGCGAGCAGGCCGGTTTGATGTGGAGCGGGCGAAAGAGCAGGGAGTGCCGATGAAGGCATGGAGCCGTCTGCAGAAGGGCGAGACCCTGGAGGTGGAAGGAACGGTATATACCCCGGACATGGTGCTGGGACCGGACAGGCGGGGGCTGAAGGTGACGTACTGCACCGATACCAGGCCGGTGCCGGTGATCGCAGAATATGCCAGGGACGCAGACCTGTTTATCTGCGAAGGGATGTACGGTGAGGACGGCAAGGAAGCAAAGGCGCGGGAGTACCGGCATATGACCATGTACGAGGCGGCGGAGCTGGCAAAGAAGGCTCAGCCCCAGGAGATGTGGCTGACTCATTACAGCCCGTCCCTGACCAGGCCGGACGAATTCATTGATAAGGTGCGGAAGATATTTCCACGGGCGAAGGCGGCGAGGGACGGATGGACCATGGAGCTGACCTTTGACGAGGAGGAGACGCCGTAA
- a CDS encoding sulfite exporter TauE/SafE family protein encodes MMYKFLVCFVAGIGAGLGTGFAGMSAAAVISPMLIAFLHMEPYQAIGIALASDVLASAASAYTYKKNDNLDIKNGLVMMAFVLLFTLVGSYVSSLLPGSTMGGFSTFMTLLLGIKFIVRPVMTTKSNMEAIPMKKRVLQSILCGTAVGFICGFVGAGGGMMMLLLLTSILGYELKTAVGTSVFIMTFTALTGALSHFFIGGMPDMTALVYCVGSTLLWAQIAALFANKAAPIVLNRATGTVLSILGIAILCVH; translated from the coding sequence ATAATGTATAAATTTCTTGTTTGTTTCGTAGCCGGTATTGGCGCAGGGCTGGGAACCGGCTTTGCCGGCATGAGCGCTGCCGCAGTTATCAGTCCCATGCTGATCGCTTTTCTTCATATGGAACCTTATCAGGCAATCGGTATTGCTCTTGCCAGTGATGTGCTTGCCAGTGCAGCTTCCGCTTACACCTACAAAAAGAACGACAATCTTGATATTAAAAATGGACTTGTGATGATGGCCTTTGTACTTTTATTTACTTTAGTGGGAAGCTATGTCTCCAGCCTGCTTCCGGGAAGCACCATGGGCGGTTTCTCCACATTCATGACTCTGCTCCTGGGCATCAAGTTTATTGTGCGGCCTGTCATGACAACCAAGAGCAATATGGAAGCCATTCCAATGAAAAAACGCGTGCTCCAGTCCATCCTCTGCGGCACTGCAGTTGGATTTATATGCGGTTTTGTCGGCGCAGGCGGCGGTATGATGATGCTTCTTCTGCTGACCAGCATATTGGGATATGAACTAAAAACAGCCGTAGGAACCAGCGTATTTATCATGACCTTTACCGCCCTCACCGGAGCTCTGAGCCACTTTTTCATCGGTGGAATGCCAGATATGACTGCCCTCGTCTACTGCGTCGGCAGTACGCTCTTGTGGGCACAGATCGCTGCTCTTTTCGCCAACAAAGCCGCTCCCATCGTATTGAACCGCGCCACCGGTACTGTTTTAAGTATCCTTGGCATCGCAATCCTGTGCGTGCATTAA
- a CDS encoding YdcF family protein, with amino-acid sequence MREKKDSHIKYTIRVIFATVLLDILINAISIWNYAMVDEKREADVCIVLGAGTSAGKVSPVFEERLRHGIWLYQNGYVRKLILTGGYGAGNSYSDSYTAKLYVKAQGVPEADILIEEKSSITQENIYYAKEIMEQINAETAILVSDPLHMKRAMLMAKDFGLEVFSSPTPTSRYVGMKSKFKFLKREIFFYIGYKIYRLL; translated from the coding sequence ATGAGAGAGAAAAAGGATAGCCATATAAAGTATACAATAAGGGTGATATTTGCTACAGTTTTGCTTGATATACTGATAAATGCAATCAGTATCTGGAATTATGCAATGGTAGATGAAAAACGTGAAGCAGATGTTTGTATTGTTCTTGGAGCAGGTACTTCTGCGGGTAAAGTTTCTCCTGTATTTGAGGAACGTCTCCGCCATGGAATCTGGCTGTATCAGAATGGATATGTCAGAAAATTGATTTTGACGGGTGGTTATGGCGCAGGCAATTCCTATTCGGATTCGTATACGGCAAAATTGTATGTAAAAGCGCAGGGAGTGCCCGAGGCGGATATTTTGATTGAAGAAAAATCGTCCATTACGCAGGAGAACATTTATTATGCGAAGGAGATAATGGAGCAAATAAATGCAGAGACTGCAATATTGGTAAGTGATCCGTTGCATATGAAACGAGCTATGCTGATGGCAAAAGACTTCGGGCTAGAAGTGTTCAGTTCGCCAACTCCTACAAGCCGATATGTCGGAATGAAAAGTAAATTCAAATTTTTAAAGAGAGAAATATTTTTTTACATTGGTTATAAAATATATCGGTTATTGTAG